One window of Salmo salar chromosome ssa11, Ssal_v3.1, whole genome shotgun sequence genomic DNA carries:
- the LOC106563303 gene encoding TNF receptor-associated factor 2, protein MARISLPSLDSSLPGIPQSVLAVSMEAKYQCQQCHQVLRKPVQAQCGHRFCVHCFKLLTSSGPKPCEACRQEEIYEEPQSILNSNEAFPDNAAGREIASLPAKCISEGCSWTGCIKEYEAQHEGKCEYERVPCETCQVLILRSEKERHNERECEARTLNCKYCKVSFNFKEIKAHDEICQKFPMQCKDCGKKKIPREKFLDHSRSCAKSKTACPFSEVGCKVVIDNGKHSDHEQTSVMEHMRLILATMSLVRLQRPDAPGLGEWQEDSGLGLYRAPEDGATATAATDGGGAAASGQTFGLDHKVRALENIVCVLNREVERSSLTLEAFSRQHRLDQDKIENLGNKVRQLERTLTMRDLQLAETDQTLRELQFCTFDGVFVWKIADFSRRRQDAVAGRTPAMFSPAFYSSKYGYKMCLRLYLNGDGTGRGTHLSLFFVVMRGKCDALLKWPFSQKVTLMLLDQNNREHIIDAFRPDVSSTSFQRPISEMNIASGCPLFCPLAKLAGKSSYLRDDTIFIKAIVDLTGL, encoded by the exons ATGGCCCGCATATCTCTACCCTCTTTGGACTCCTCCCTTCCAGGGATACCCCAGAGTGTGCTGGCTGTTTCCATGGAAGCTAAGTACCAATGCCAGCAGTGTCACCAGGTCCTGAGGAAGCCAGTCCAGGCTCAGTGTGGACATCGTTTCTGTGTCCATTGTTTCAAACTGCTCACCAG CTCCGGCCCAAAGCCCTGTGAAGCCTGTCGACAGGAGGAGATTTATGAGGAGCCACAGTCCATTCTCAATAGTAACGAG GCTTTTCCAGACAATGCAGCTGGTAGAGAAATCGCCAGCCTGCCTGCCAAATGTATCAGTGAGGGATGCTCTTGGACTGGTTGCATAAAAGAATATGAG GCACAACACGAGGGCAAGTGTGAGTATGAGCGAGTACCATGTGAAACCTGCCAGGTCCTTATCCTGCGCAGTGAAAAAGAGAGGCATAATGAGAGAGAATGTGAAGCAAGGACATTGAACTGCAAGTACTGCAAAGTCTCCTTCAACTTCAAGGAAATCAAG GCTCATGATGAAATCTGCCAGAAGTTTCCCATGCAGTGCAAGGACTGTGGAAAGAAAAAGATCCCACGGGAAAAG TTTCTAGATCACAGCAGATCCTGTGCCAAGTCTAAGACTGCATGTCCGTTCAGTGAGGTCGGCTGCAAGGTTGTG ATTGATAATGGGAAGCACAGTGACCACGAGCAGACTAGTGTCATGGAGCACATGCGTCTGATCCTGGCGACTATGTCTCTGGTGCGGCTTCAGCGTCCAGATGCCCCAGGGCTGGGGGAGTGGCAGGAGGACTCTGGGCTGGGCTTGTACCGCGCTCCCGAGGATGGAGCCACAGCTACTGCAGCCACAGATGGGGGAGGAGCCGCTGCCTCTGGACAGACATTTGGTCTTGACCACAAG GTGAGAGCACTGGAGAATATAGTGTGTGTACTGAACAGGGAAGTGGAGAGGAGTTCTCTCACTTTAGAGGCCTTCTCACGGCAACATCGTCTAGACCAAGACAAGATTGAGAACCTCGGCAACAAGGTACGTCAACTAGAGCGTACTCTCACCATGCGGGACCTACAACTGGCTGAGACAGACCAGACTCTGCGAGAACTCCAGTTTTGCACCTTTGATGGTGTCTTTGTCTGGAAGATCGCCGACTTCTCACGCCGCCGCCAGGACGCTGTGGCCGGGCGAACACCCGCTATGTTCTCACCAG CATTCTACTCAAGTAAATATGGCTATAAGATGTGTCTGAGACTGTATCTGAATGGGGACGGAACAGGTCGAGGGACTCACCTTTCTCTCTTCTTCGTGGTGATGAGGGGCAAGTGTGACGCTCTTCTCAAATGGCCATTCAGTCAGAAG GTGACACTGATGCTGCTGGATCAGAATAACAGGGAGCATATCATTGATGCCTTCCGGCCTGATGTAAGCTCCACCTCTTTCCAGCGACCAATCAGTGAGATGAACATAGCCAGTGGCTGCCCACTCTTCTGCCCATTGGCTAAACTGGCAGGCAAGAGCTCCTACCTTAGGGATGACACCATTTTCATCAAGGCCATTGTAGACCTCACAGGCCTGTAG